In a single window of the Listeria cossartiae subsp. cossartiae genome:
- a CDS encoding glutamate-1-semialdehyde 2,1-aminomutase: MDHSKSKQLHDEALLHIVGGVNSPSRSNKGVGGGIPVTMERASGAYFYDVDGNKYIDYLAAFGPIITGHAHPHITEAITKAAQNGVLYGTPTKHEITFAKMLKEAIPSLEKVRFTNSGTEAVMTTIRVARAYTGRDKIIKFAGCYHGHFDLVLVEAGSGPSTLGIPDSAGVTKSTAEEVITVPFNDLEAFKEALAVWGDQVAAVLVEPIVGNFGMVAPKEGFLEAVNELAHANDSLVIYDEVITAFRFMYGGAQNYLGVIPDLTAMGKIIGGGLPIGAYGGRVDIMEKVAPLGPAYQAGTHAGNPASILSGIACLEVLQEEGLYDRFEKYGSMLKDGIEKAAAKHGIAVTVNQIVGALTVYFTDEAITNYAEAGATDGELFGRFFKGMLEEGINLAPSKYEAWFITSAHSEADIVETIAAVDTVFGKMVQDN; this comes from the coding sequence ATGGATCATTCAAAGTCAAAGCAATTGCATGATGAAGCACTTTTACATATAGTTGGCGGGGTTAATAGCCCATCTAGGTCAAATAAAGGGGTTGGCGGCGGAATTCCGGTAACAATGGAACGAGCAAGTGGCGCTTATTTTTATGATGTGGATGGCAATAAGTATATTGATTACTTAGCGGCATTCGGGCCAATCATTACTGGGCATGCACATCCTCATATTACAGAAGCGATTACAAAAGCGGCGCAAAATGGTGTTTTATATGGAACTCCTACGAAACACGAGATAACGTTTGCGAAAATGTTGAAAGAAGCTATCCCTTCGCTTGAGAAAGTTCGATTTACAAACTCTGGGACAGAAGCTGTTATGACAACCATTCGTGTGGCTCGTGCTTATACTGGAAGAGATAAAATTATTAAATTTGCTGGTTGTTATCATGGGCATTTTGATTTAGTGTTGGTGGAAGCAGGGTCTGGACCATCTACGCTTGGGATTCCTGATTCTGCTGGGGTAACGAAATCTACTGCAGAAGAAGTTATTACCGTTCCATTTAATGATCTGGAGGCATTTAAAGAAGCATTAGCTGTTTGGGGCGATCAAGTTGCTGCTGTTTTAGTAGAACCAATTGTTGGAAACTTTGGCATGGTGGCACCAAAAGAAGGATTTTTAGAGGCGGTTAATGAACTTGCGCATGCGAATGATTCTTTAGTTATTTATGATGAAGTTATCACCGCTTTCCGCTTTATGTACGGTGGGGCTCAAAATTATTTGGGTGTTATCCCTGATTTAACAGCTATGGGTAAAATTATTGGTGGCGGACTTCCGATTGGCGCTTATGGCGGTCGAGTTGATATTATGGAAAAAGTGGCACCGCTTGGCCCGGCGTATCAAGCTGGGACACATGCTGGTAATCCGGCTTCTATTCTTTCAGGGATTGCTTGTCTCGAAGTTTTACAAGAAGAAGGGTTATATGATCGCTTTGAAAAATATGGTTCGATGTTGAAAGATGGCATTGAAAAAGCAGCCGCTAAACATGGTATCGCGGTTACCGTCAATCAGATTGTTGGTGCTTTGACAGTATACTTTACGGACGAAGCGATTACTAACTACGCAGAAGCTGGTGCAACCGATGGCGAATTGTTCGGTCGTTTCTTCAAAGGTATGTTAGAAGAAGGTATTAACTTGGCGCCTTCTAAATACGAAGCATGGTTTATTACTTCCGCGCATTCAGAAGCAGACATTGTAGAAACAATCGCAGCAGTTGATACTGTTTTTGGAAAAATGGTTCAAGATAACTAG
- a CDS encoding aromatic acid exporter family protein has translation MKFGARILKTGIAITLALFIAQLCNSPSPSLAGISAVFAIQPSIYRSYRTILERAQGNVIGAIIAIIFGLYIGNDFILIGVASIICVALLMQFRLENTIGLAVVTLIIVMDSPGNDFLEIALIRFGTIMLGLLAAFIVNLFFLPPKYEVSLFQLIYNTNSEIVRWIKLNLRHAADFPLLKKDMEWMQKQLNQTRNLYGLYREERTFLKKNAISKGRKIAVYRQMLLCSQKGFELLKIQHRYENDYLQLPPDKQELIRQHIDYLTDKHEQLLLTYIDKVSIDLEYVESHLAQDPQDLMQLFLREMEETEKDEYEDMMDKYHLMRIIASIFAYQETIDYLEKLIHSFKLRHTEENQIDINVNEE, from the coding sequence ATGAAATTCGGAGCTAGAATTTTGAAAACTGGTATTGCAATCACATTGGCGCTTTTTATCGCGCAACTTTGCAATTCACCCTCTCCATCTCTGGCAGGCATTTCCGCCGTTTTTGCTATCCAACCTTCTATTTATAGGTCTTATCGAACTATTTTAGAACGGGCACAAGGGAACGTAATTGGAGCTATCATTGCAATTATTTTTGGACTTTATATTGGTAATGATTTTATTTTAATTGGAGTTGCTTCGATTATCTGTGTTGCCTTATTAATGCAATTCCGCTTGGAGAATACGATTGGGCTTGCAGTTGTGACGCTCATCATCGTGATGGATTCTCCTGGTAATGACTTTTTAGAAATCGCACTTATTCGTTTTGGGACAATTATGTTAGGTTTACTTGCCGCATTTATTGTCAATCTGTTCTTTTTACCACCAAAATATGAGGTTTCATTGTTTCAGTTAATTTATAATACGAATAGCGAGATTGTTCGTTGGATTAAATTAAACTTGCGTCATGCTGCAGACTTCCCTCTTCTAAAAAAAGATATGGAATGGATGCAAAAACAGCTAAACCAAACGCGTAACTTATATGGATTATACCGAGAAGAGCGTACTTTTTTAAAGAAAAATGCCATTTCAAAAGGTCGGAAAATTGCTGTTTATAGGCAAATGCTGCTTTGTTCTCAAAAAGGTTTTGAGCTTTTAAAAATTCAACACCGTTATGAAAATGATTATTTGCAGTTGCCACCAGATAAGCAAGAGTTAATTCGCCAACATATCGATTATTTAACGGATAAACATGAACAACTTTTACTAACTTATATTGATAAAGTTTCGATTGATCTTGAATATGTAGAATCTCATTTAGCACAAGATCCCCAAGATTTAATGCAGCTTTTCTTGCGCGAGATGGAAGAAACAGAAAAAGATGAATATGAGGATATGATGGATAAATACCACTTAATGCGTATTATCGCCTCGATATTTGCTTATCAAGAGACAATCGATTATTTAGAAAAATTGATTCATAGTTTTAAACTTAGGCATACTGAAGAAAATCAAATCGATATTAATGTTAATGAAGAATAA
- the ntdP gene encoding nucleoside tri-diphosphate phosphatase, translated as MYLPKEKEIIQIKSYKHNGKLHRTWKKTVVLKSTENIIIGGNDHTLVVEADGRKWVTREPSICYFHSDYWFNVISMIREDGIYHYCNLGTPFAVDEQALKYIDYDLDIKVFPDGRFHLLDEGEYEQHRRQMKYPDSIDRILRHNVDVLSHWILDKKGPFSPDYIDIWYEKYKEYR; from the coding sequence ATGTACTTACCCAAAGAGAAAGAAATAATACAGATCAAGAGCTACAAACATAACGGTAAACTTCATCGTACTTGGAAAAAGACAGTGGTGCTTAAATCTACGGAGAATATTATTATCGGCGGAAACGACCACACATTAGTTGTGGAAGCAGACGGACGTAAATGGGTAACGCGCGAACCATCTATTTGTTATTTTCATAGTGATTACTGGTTTAATGTGATTTCGATGATTAGAGAAGATGGCATTTATCATTACTGCAATCTAGGGACACCTTTTGCAGTAGATGAGCAGGCGCTGAAGTACATTGACTATGACCTCGATATTAAGGTTTTCCCAGATGGAAGGTTTCATTTGCTTGATGAGGGCGAATACGAACAACACCGTCGCCAAATGAAGTACCCGGACTCGATTGACCGGATACTTCGACATAATGTGGATGTGTTAAGTCACTGGATTTTGGACAAAAAAGGTCCATTTTCCCCTGATTACATTGACATTTGGTATGAAAAGTATAAAGAATACCGTTAA
- the fabL gene encoding enoyl-[acyl-carrier-protein] reductase FabL translates to MNKVALVTGSSRGLGREIAIALAKEGYDIAVNFSRNRKKAEEVQQEIEQLGRKCTIFKANVGDVEKIRELFKAVDEEFGRLDVFINNAASGVLRPLMELEESHWDWTMNINAKALLFAGQEAAKLMQRHQSGKIISLSSIGSIRYLENYTTVGVSKAAVESLTRYLAVELAPFGIAVNAVSGGLIETDALNHFPNREELLKDAVSKTPAGRMIEPNDLVNAVLFLASDKADMIRGQTILVDGGRTLLV, encoded by the coding sequence ATGAACAAAGTAGCATTAGTAACAGGAAGTAGTCGGGGGCTGGGAAGAGAAATCGCCATCGCGCTCGCAAAAGAGGGCTATGATATCGCGGTCAACTTTTCCAGAAATCGCAAAAAAGCAGAAGAAGTACAGCAAGAAATTGAACAACTTGGCAGAAAATGCACTATTTTTAAAGCAAACGTTGGTGACGTAGAAAAAATTAGAGAATTATTTAAAGCAGTGGACGAGGAATTCGGCCGACTAGATGTTTTTATTAACAATGCAGCGAGTGGTGTACTTCGACCATTGATGGAACTAGAAGAATCGCACTGGGACTGGACAATGAACATTAATGCGAAGGCGCTATTATTTGCTGGCCAAGAAGCAGCTAAATTAATGCAACGCCATCAAAGCGGGAAAATTATTAGTTTGAGCTCGATTGGTTCGATTCGTTATTTAGAAAATTATACGACAGTTGGGGTTTCTAAAGCAGCGGTAGAATCACTTACTCGTTATTTAGCGGTAGAATTAGCACCATTTGGCATTGCGGTTAATGCCGTTTCTGGCGGTTTAATCGAAACAGACGCACTTAACCATTTCCCAAACCGTGAAGAATTATTAAAAGATGCTGTCAGCAAAACACCGGCTGGACGAATGATTGAACCAAATGATTTAGTAAATGCCGTACTTTTCCTCGCTAGCGATAAAGCTGATATGATCCGCGGGCAAACTATTTTAGTAGATGGCGGCAGAACACTTTTAGTCTAG
- the mutY gene encoding A/G-specific adenine glycosylase, with amino-acid sequence MRKMKRLTWDETKITAFQEALVSWYEANKRVLPWRENTEPYRIWVSEIMLQQTKVDTVIPYFNRFMTQFPTMEDFVQADEADILKAWEGLGYYSRVRNLQTAMKQVMADFSGVVPNDLTTILSLKGVGPYTAGAILSIAYNQAEPAVDGNVMRVIARVLEISEDIMKASTRKIFEEVLYQLIDKENPSAFNQGLMEIGALVCTPTKPMCMLCPLQPFCEAHKNGVETNYPVKIKKVKTKTKELLSIIVISDDGKIAIEKRPENGLLANMWQFPTIEITKKENDEVAKLQFLHNYGLDVLLKEEPIAHIKHVFSHLVWKMDIRVAKLQSAIPNENWYFATEEEMKRLAFPVPYQKMWQAWKDFKGE; translated from the coding sequence ATGAGAAAAATGAAGAGACTAACATGGGATGAAACAAAAATAACCGCTTTCCAAGAAGCACTCGTTTCCTGGTATGAAGCGAATAAACGCGTCTTACCGTGGCGTGAAAATACCGAACCTTACCGAATTTGGGTCTCAGAAATCATGCTTCAACAAACAAAAGTCGACACAGTGATTCCTTATTTTAATCGCTTTATGACTCAATTTCCAACGATGGAAGATTTTGTCCAAGCGGATGAAGCCGATATTTTAAAGGCTTGGGAAGGCTTAGGTTATTATTCTCGTGTCAGAAATCTTCAAACAGCGATGAAACAAGTAATGGCAGATTTTTCTGGTGTAGTTCCTAACGATTTAACAACGATTCTATCACTTAAAGGTGTTGGCCCATATACAGCTGGTGCCATTCTTAGTATTGCCTATAATCAAGCAGAACCAGCTGTTGATGGTAATGTAATGCGAGTTATTGCTCGTGTTTTAGAAATTAGCGAAGACATTATGAAAGCATCCACCCGGAAAATTTTTGAAGAAGTGTTGTATCAGCTGATTGACAAAGAAAATCCGTCCGCTTTTAACCAAGGTTTGATGGAAATCGGGGCGCTCGTTTGTACGCCGACAAAGCCAATGTGTATGCTTTGCCCGCTCCAACCGTTTTGTGAAGCGCATAAAAATGGTGTCGAAACAAATTACCCAGTGAAAATCAAAAAAGTAAAAACGAAAACCAAAGAACTATTAAGCATTATCGTTATTTCAGATGATGGGAAAATAGCCATCGAAAAGCGTCCAGAAAATGGATTACTAGCCAATATGTGGCAATTTCCAACCATCGAAATCACCAAAAAAGAAAATGACGAAGTAGCAAAACTACAATTTTTACATAATTATGGCTTAGATGTTTTACTTAAAGAGGAGCCAATTGCGCATATCAAACACGTTTTTTCGCATTTAGTTTGGAAAATGGACATTCGTGTGGCAAAACTTCAGTCAGCAATTCCAAATGAAAATTGGTATTTTGCGACAGAAGAAGAAATGAAGCGGCTTGCTTTTCCAGTACCATATCAAAAAATGTGGCAAGCGTGGAAAGATTTTAAGGGGGAGTAA
- a CDS encoding metal-dependent hydrolase, which translates to MDTGTHVVMGIALGALATVDPVVAGSSQAAIGIMTATIIGSQIPDIDTVLKLKNNADYIRNHRGITHSLPMLAIWPLLISSILYLLFPAATFIHLLLWTFIAVGLHIFVDIFNAYGTQAVRPFKETWVAFGFINTFDWFIFGSHVVAIAAWLLGSPALPTFVTLYVILALYYVARFVTQRMIKHAVQNLIPDSEEIIIASTIHFFQWRVAVTTKDHYYVGRAFKRNISIYEKFDRLPVPDNEIIRSAKKDKNLAAFISFSKVYNWRIEEKLDGTYVTFTDLRYRSNGHYPFVAVVKLDDDLNIISSYTGWIFSTEKLYKKLAPVSI; encoded by the coding sequence TTGGATACTGGCACACACGTAGTAATGGGAATTGCACTCGGAGCGTTAGCAACCGTAGACCCGGTAGTTGCCGGAAGTTCTCAAGCTGCCATTGGTATTATGACAGCAACAATTATTGGTTCACAAATTCCAGACATTGACACTGTATTAAAACTTAAAAACAACGCTGATTATATTAGAAATCACCGAGGAATCACGCATTCCTTGCCGATGCTTGCCATTTGGCCATTACTTATTTCATCCATATTATATTTACTTTTCCCGGCGGCCACGTTTATTCATTTACTGTTATGGACGTTTATCGCGGTGGGATTACACATTTTTGTAGATATTTTTAATGCTTACGGGACACAAGCAGTCAGACCGTTTAAAGAAACATGGGTCGCATTTGGATTTATCAACACGTTTGATTGGTTCATTTTTGGTTCTCATGTAGTTGCTATTGCGGCTTGGTTGTTAGGTTCTCCAGCACTACCTACGTTTGTCACGCTCTACGTCATTTTGGCACTTTATTATGTGGCAAGATTCGTTACACAGCGAATGATCAAACACGCGGTTCAAAACTTAATTCCAGATTCAGAAGAAATCATTATTGCTTCCACCATCCACTTCTTCCAGTGGCGCGTGGCAGTAACAACGAAAGATCATTATTATGTAGGTCGAGCATTCAAACGCAACATCTCCATCTACGAAAAATTTGACCGGTTACCTGTTCCAGATAATGAAATCATCCGTTCTGCCAAAAAAGACAAAAACCTCGCTGCTTTCATTTCGTTCTCCAAAGTTTACAACTGGCGGATTGAAGAAAAACTTGATGGCACGTATGTTACCTTTACTGATTTACGTTATCGTAGTAATGGGCATTATCCATTTGTAGCTGTTGTTAAATTAGACGATGATTTAAACATTATCTCATCATACACTGGTTGGATTTTCTCGACAGAAAAATTATACAAAAAACTAGCACCTGTTAGTATTTAA
- a CDS encoding dUTP diphosphatase: MKVRGFEVVNEASRKFPDQTISLPIRGDKGSAGYDFFSNETITIAPGEKHIFWTDIKSYMQEDEVLNIHVRSSIGIKKGLLLCNGTGIIDSSYYSNPGNDGNIGIAIKNFSSEPVAIEAGERVAQGVFQKYLVADTDIVANESRVGGVGSTGR; this comes from the coding sequence GTGAAAGTAAGAGGATTTGAAGTAGTTAATGAAGCAAGCAGAAAGTTTCCAGATCAAACGATATCTTTACCAATACGCGGCGACAAAGGATCAGCCGGCTATGATTTCTTCTCCAACGAAACAATAACTATCGCACCAGGAGAAAAACATATTTTTTGGACAGATATTAAAAGTTATATGCAAGAAGATGAAGTATTAAATATCCATGTTCGTTCTTCCATCGGCATTAAAAAAGGCTTATTACTATGTAACGGTACAGGAATTATCGATTCTTCTTATTATAGTAATCCAGGTAATGACGGCAATATCGGAATCGCCATCAAAAACTTCTCTTCCGAACCAGTAGCAATTGAAGCTGGTGAACGCGTCGCTCAAGGTGTATTCCAAAAATACTTAGTTGCAGATACAGATATCGTAGCCAACGAATCACGTGTTGGTGGTGTAGGAAGTACAGGTAGATAA
- a CDS encoding YfhJ family protein codes for MYTYLDELTAELMAKNPHLDKEKALWWIEMLWSDFESSYAKAGYPYRGPEYAADYVRQQIERHGSFLHQVERKDPNK; via the coding sequence TTGTACACATATTTAGATGAACTAACGGCGGAATTAATGGCTAAAAACCCGCATTTAGATAAAGAAAAAGCTTTATGGTGGATTGAAATGCTTTGGTCCGATTTCGAAAGTTCCTATGCAAAAGCAGGCTACCCATACCGCGGTCCTGAATACGCGGCGGATTATGTTCGTCAGCAAATCGAGCGCCACGGTAGCTTTTTACATCAAGTAGAACGAAAAGACCCAAACAAATAG